DNA sequence from the Juglans microcarpa x Juglans regia isolate MS1-56 chromosome 5S, Jm3101_v1.0, whole genome shotgun sequence genome:
CCTGACCAGGAGACATATTCTTACTATGGCCCCCTGAATCTTATGACATGGTGTGTGGGATACCACAATGAGCACCATGATTTCCCCAGAATTCCTGGGAGCAAGCTCTACAAGGTGAAGGAGATCGCACCGGAGTATTATGAGGGTTTAGAGTCATATAAATCTTGGAGTCAGGTCATTTACATGTATATCATGGACCGGGCAGTTGGTCCGTTTAGCCGAATGAAGAGAAAGGCAACAAAATCTGAATAGTTCTTTTTATTCTATACTACTTGTTCCATATTTTTTGTCCTCCCCTGGATTggcaatatttattttctctctaatttGCTATTATGTATAACATCTCTGTGGAGTGCTGTAGTTGTAGGCtgaaatttgtttgtttattcgTTGACAATGCAGAAGTCTTGTTTATTTGGTTTATGTTGCCAATCCGTGCTTTCTTTGACTGGtttgattatttgtaaaattaagCATATTTTTTCTgccttttatttatgaaaaattctacttgcAAGCCAATATGGAAAACACACATTCCACACCACTTACTTGTCAAGATTTGATTTACAAGAAAAGTTTAGAGGGAGATTTTTCTGCTATGAACTTCCTAGACTGCATCATaaggaaaatagaaacaaaCATTAACATGCAAGTGTTACTTATACATTGTTACATCCACTATAAAAGCTCTAGAGCGCACATTCAACCAAAATTTCATCATCTTCGCTTATATCAGAGTCCTCCACCTAAACGTCAAACTCGCCATCAAATGCCAAAATGATTACTCCCTCTCTCATATGCTCCTTACAAGAAAATCTTGCACTGGTCTCTTCACTTGTTTGCCTGAGAAGGCCATCAATATaaccattaaaaatttattaaaaaaacagaagaaatctTAATGcccattgaaaaaaattgaaaaaaccaAGGAGTTAGGTATGGGTTATGGAAGTTGAGAATGAAAACTTACATTCCAGGTGTTATAATTGATGGCAGAACGAGGATCAGACGGATCCTTAACGTAAGGTGGAGGTTGAACTTTATTGTTTACGAGCGGAAGCCTCTCGGGAGCATAATCCCCATCAGAATCATAGTTATAATAGGATGGCCCTAGAGTTCTCAGAGCTACTGCCAACAGAATCGAAAATCCCTGCAGGTGAAGGACATGTGCATTCAGGTCTAAGGAAAATATCTTTGAACAAGCTGGCATGAATGGCACATAAAAATGAGTCCCCAATTGCATGTTGGTTATGTTTGTGTAATTCTGAACCATCACATTTCCCTGTAAACATTTGCATAAAAGCCTGACTGAATAGGTCCtgccttttcttttgttgataggCAAAAGGAAGCaaatttagttcaactagtgcAGTAGACTCCATAAATATACACACGCACACTGCAGACACGGTTTAAGAAAAAACTGAGACCCTTCATCTTTTCTTGCGCAACCACATTAAGGTCAATGTATTTATTACCTGAGCTAAGATGATCATAAAGCCTATCCATTTGCAAAAATCGAAGTTTGACTTCACAAAATCTTCGAAGTCATGGAACCTCCCAGTTGGATCCTCAGGCAAATCCTGATGTAGATTGTCATAGCAGTTCAAGTTGAGAAACAAATTTACATGTCAAatgtggaaaagaaaaattgggaAGAAAGTATGACAGCAATCAAGATAAAATCACCTTCTCCCAGTCAGAATTCAGGAGTATATCTGCTGACATTGcagtttccaatagtagaagaAAACTGATAATCACCACATACTTTGTTGATTTAAGGCTAACAATATTAAAGAGGCATGAGCCTGAAAGTGGGGACACATCTTACACAGAAAACGAAGCTACTATATATGGTGTTCTAGATCTAATTTCAATGAAAACCATACATATATCATGTTTTCAGGAACATAAACCCATTGACAGTTAAAAACCACCTTCAAAATTGTGACTTTCGAAAACATTTTATTTAGGGATCCACTTTTAGTCACAAAACATGCTCCTATTATCTGCGCAAGGATATGCAATAATTGAGAAGGATACACAAGAGAGGCAATAACCGTGTGCACTATCGGCAGCAATATGGCCTAGGCAAGTTATCACACCCATGGTAACACCAATTCCAAGAAAAGTGTACATGAACCTGCAAATTTCAAGACAGATTATACTGCTAACTGAGCATCAATAACAAGTAAATCTGATTAAGTTTCAATACTCGAAAGATATAGAACAAATAAATTCTTCTGAACATTAGTTTACCAAAATATTGATCAGCATTCATTGTTGATGTAATCACGGAATGAAGGGAAAAGGAAGTATATCATTCTTATGGGGTGAAAGTTAAGCTTTTGCAAATAAAATCAACCTAAAACCAGTGCAGAAGCAAGCAAGAATCTAATAATGCCATTGTTCCAAGCTCCCAGAAACAATATTGGAGCACTAAATTCACTTGAAGAATGACCAGACAGGCTAAGGCAAAGACAAGGAAGAATGACAAAGAACTACCTTACCACGGACCAGTAGAACTATAATCAACATGGGATGAATCTCTCTGCCAAACTCTAATCATCCAACAACTATACAGAATCAGCATAATCCCCACTATACCCATAGCGGAATTCGCAACTTTCAGCAATGACCTTAGGCAAGTCTTCGCAATACTTCCCATTGTGACAACCCGTGGCCAACTTCTCAAGTCTCTTGGAGAAAGTGAGGAACACGGTATTGCAAGATTTACAACCAAAATTAAGATCGAACTTGGTTTATGTACGAAAAGCAGACAGAGACAGAAGTTGGTTTATTGATCAATATTATTAACGACTGTGTTGATTCATAAATTCTATTTCCAAGCccatatatcaatacattaaacATACCACCTTACTTATGTAGAAGTCTAttgcattaattaataaaaaatatctatgcTTGGacgtttttataattataataggTCTCACGATAGGTGACGTAAAATATACTGACTTGTAAGTAGTCTAACTCTATACAATATTACCTTTATCTTAAAGAAAttaggtctcatttgtttttacaattcatctcaactcaactcatctcatcttatctcatctaatcattataaattttttaaattttcatataaaataaaataaacaattcaacttttttaaattcaaaaataaaaataacattaaaaaaatatattctaataatattttattcaatttttaattttaatctcatctcatcttatcttaaaaAGAAACGAGTCCAAATATGGGAACTTGTAGAGACAAAAATTAAACTCCCTCACAACAGTTGCCCATATAGTAGGACAAAGTTGGGGGGTTTTGTTAACTGGTGAAAGAAATGTTATTTCTTTAAGAACTTAGGTGCCACAATGCTAGTGTAGAAATCATGAGAGGCATGATGGGAGGAGGTAGGGAAATTTCTTCGAAACAAGGGTCTCTCTGTCCTTTTATATGTTTGGGCCTTAGAGGCTTCTTATGCCGGTGACATGACCATCGATATCTCATCTCCTTTTGTCCCGACGTGGGATGAAATTTCGCCCCTCTCAAATACCGGTCGAGGCGGAAATAAGCGAACCCGAAAGTATGTGATTTTACCAacaatttttaatagtgaagGATAAGTTGCTGTGGTGTAGTGGTTATCACGTTAGTCTTACACACTAAAGGTCCCCAGTTCGATCCTGGGCAGCAACATTTTGATCAactttaacctttttttttctttttttccttcttaaatcctagaaaagttttaaatttaatatattaagcttttggaagatgagatgag
Encoded proteins:
- the LOC121266810 gene encoding tetraspanin-19-like isoform X1, which produces MGSIAKTCLRSLLKVANSAMGIVGIMLILYSCWMIRVWQRDSSHVDYSSTGPWFMYTFLGIGVTMGVITCLGHIAADSAHGYCLSCYVVIISFLLLLETAMSADILLNSDWEKDLPEDPTGRFHDFEDFVKSNFDFCKWIGFMIILAQGNVMVQNYTNITNMQLGTHFYVPFMPACSKIFSLDLNAHVLHLQGFSILLAVALRTLGPSYYNYDSDGDYAPERLPLVNNKVQPPPYVKDPSDPRSAINYNTWNANK
- the LOC121266810 gene encoding tetraspanin-19-like isoform X2; this encodes MGSIAKTCLRSLLKVANSAMGIVGIMLILYSCWMIRVWQRDSSHVDYSSTGPWFMYTFLGIGVTMGVITCLGHIAADSAHGYCLSCYVVIISFLLLLETAMSADILLNSDWEKDLPEDPTGRFHDFEDFVKSNFDFCKWIGFMIILAQGFSILLAVALRTLGPSYYNYDSDGDYAPERLPLVNNKVQPPPYVKDPSDPRSAINYNTWNANK